In the Glycine max cultivar Williams 82 chromosome 6, Glycine_max_v4.0, whole genome shotgun sequence genome, AAACTGAGGACTTCAAATTCTAATCGTATTTAActtggttttgttgttttttctcTACGAGCAGAATGCCACGCCAAAGAAAAATGCATCGGCTAATGGGACTAACAAGGGTTCAACTTCGCGGCAGGTGTTGGCTGATTACGATCCGGTTAATGCAACGGAGCATGATTTGTTTTTAGAAGCGAAATTGGCTGCTGAGGTTAGTGTGTTTGGTTTTCGCATTATTGGAATTTGCTTAGTGCGTCACTGTTTTGTGTTTTGGATTGTGCGAAATAACAAAATTTGGCGAAACTCGTGAATGCTGTAAATATAAGACATTGGGCGAAACTTCATTGTGTTGTGGCTTTAGCTTCGGTTCCATACTCTCATTGCCAGTGCCACTTAACTATGATATGACAATCTCTgacatttctatatttttaaaacctgtttTAAACCAGGAAGATTCGAGGATATTTGCAGGACGGCAGATACATCCATTTTTTTCACTGTGGAAGGCGGGGAAGAAAGTTCAGGACATGGCTGATTCAGGAAGTAATTTATCGACAACAAAGAGTGAGGAAGAAAGGACTACCTGTGGTCCTATTCATGTATTTGAAAATACTCAGGTATGTTAATTGTGGCTGGGATTTGCTATTGCTTTTATGTGATGTGATAACAAGTAAAAGAGGGGGGGTAACATATATTTCGTTGGAGTTTGGGTTTTGAATTCTGTAGTACCATATTTTTGAGTTAGGTGTAAAATTTGCTCATGCAGGATGATACCCCATCCCTTGACTGGAGAAACTGGGCGTTTTTGGAGAATACTACCACTATGAATTATGGtccagaaattttaaattcatctgTTTTGGAGGGTTCTGTTGAATCCTTGAATTTTGATAAGCTTCGTAGTTCCTTGGATCCATCAGGTGTTTCAATTTCTCAGAATGCCTTATCTTCAGATAGACTTTGTATACATCCAGAAAATCTAGAAGAAGTATCACCATCAGACTCAGCTTCACTAGCAGAGAAAACATGTCCTCCGACATGTGAAGATGCCAAACAGGTATACCATTTCtcgtatatttttaataaatgactTCTGTAGTTCCGTCTCTAGTTACCTGCCCTCTATGCATAGTTGTGGTATGTAGGTAATCCACAAAATATAGTTTAGAGGGTGACATATACTATCCCCTTTGTCTTAATTATGTTAACTGATGGTCAAAAGTTGTTTTCAGGACTTGGAGGTGGATGAATCCGTTACTACAACAGTGCAAGCTGGCATTTTTAGAAAGTCAGATACTGAACCACCAAGTAGATTTCTTCAAGAAAGGTTAGCAAATGCATGACTCCTGCCACACCAATATCTTCATGGCAATAGCATTAGTACATGACAATAGCCGGTAGcccattatatataatataatgaaaccattaaattttatttaaatggtcgagattaaaatataaatgcacTTGACTTTTTTGGTCATGTGGTTACttagtaatttttaatcttGACTATTCATGCATGTATAGTTTGACAtacttaaaatgaaaattgttctCATAATATAAGCCCCTATATATATGTTCATTTCAAGCATTTGCAAATTGTAAGTAATTCCTATTGCTGAACATCATCTTCAGCAATAAATGAAAGTCTGGGATTGTTTTTTTGATGAAATATGTGGAAAGTTCTTGTAAACAACTTGGTAAAGAGATATCAGAGTGAAAAAATGtgtgaagaaaaaattgaaaaaatacttAAGGAAGCAAATTGATTTCTAGTTTACAAGGATATCTCCTAGTTttcatctgatttttttttgttaaataataagATGAAGTACAAgctatttataaaaatgtatatttaaggACCAGGGGAGATGATAAATGTAACAGCCATCAGTCATGTGTACGGTTGGTTATCTGTTTATTAAATTTGTCCAACTTTTTCCCTGATATTTATCTTTGGCTGTCAGAGCTCTAAAAGCTTGTTTATTattgaatcaaattaattgCCAGAAGCTTACAGAATGAGAGTCAGAAAATTGCTTGTTCCACATAAATCCCAAATTGCTAGAGAAATAAATCATTTCATAaacttaatattattatgattatgacACAGTAAGGATTAAGGAGTCTCCCAGCTAGTGTTTTTTTCACTTGTGCTGAATCAACTCCCAACTAATGCTAAGTTAGGAAAGATGCATTCTATCAAAGTTGCTTAATTTTGATACAATAGGAAGTGTTTCAACCGTTTACTGTGTCTATCTTTTCACTAGCCATTCCAGGACTGCTTTTTGGATCCAATCAAGAAAATGTCTTGTCCAGGAAGATATGAACCCTAACTGATTGGCTTATTTGAGATTCTCTTGGCTTAAAGCAAGATGGGTTTAGATAACTTTGGTGTCCATCTTGATAGTCAGGGTTTCCTGATAATAGCAATTTATTTCTGCAATCCTGTTCCTCTCTCTCTCAGCCAACTAAAGTATGGTCTAGTGTACTTGGGTTCCCCAAGTAGTTAAGCACTGGAATTTATCAATTGCAAAATAGAGAATAATTGTACtcttgcttttttattttgtttttttaatcagagTGACTTCATTTTTCTGTACTATAAGCTTAAGACTTGCATAGGAAGTTTATTTCCGGATAGTGAGTTTAACCTTGTACTCTGAATCTGCATTGCAGTATGAGATCTTATTACCGTAGTTGTGTAGATAAGGCAGAGAACAGCTTATGGACATACAAATACAAGCCAACAAAGGCTGTtgaggtaatttttttatttttattttttaaaattaaagttgcaTGTTCTTTCAATTTTCTATTATCTTAACATtacttgttttgtgttttgTAGGTATGTGGTAATGATGAATCAGTGAACTTCTTGCGTGATTGGCTACATCTTTGGCATGAAAGACGTTATAAAAGCAGGAAGGATATCTCTGACATGGATAAAAGTGACATGcgagatgttgatgatgattatAAATGCTCTTGTAGCGACTACGATTCAGAAGATATAAATGAGGAGGATTCCCTGCAGAATGTTCTTTTAATTACAGGACCAATTGGGGTGAGTGGAAATCTACTTCAAAACAGTTGCATACACTTCTTTACATAAATTGCCTCCTATGCTAATCATTTATGCATATATTGAAGGCTACTATTATTCAGTAATATAATGGTCAGTTTCTGAAACTAATATTATGTGGGTGGAGTAGTTTTAGGATAAGTACTAagacttaataatttttgaaatacagtttctttcaaatcaagATAAAAGCTAATGCCCTATTGATCAttgaaaacaacataaaataatggGGAAGTAAAGTATGGAtgatcaaacaaaaaattgaaaattaataaaaccatGGGTACATAAATCTCGAGCCATTTGATTATGAACAAAATTGAGACTGGAAATTGTTGCATTCCTTTTACTTGAAAGGCACCAAAACACACTAGATGTGGTTGCTTTTATCCTCTATTCTAAAATCATGCTAGGATTAGGAATGAATACATTCTTGGGGACGTCTTTGTGGCTTATTGTTTGCCTAGGAACAACTCTATGCTTACAAGTCTACTGTTTCTATTACTAGTGTTGCGGTTATTACTTATTGATGATCTTTTACCTCTTCAAGGTTAATATGGCAATAGCCAAATCCCTATTTAatttagtcattgtattttaaatttgtctcTATTTTACTTTTCCAGCAATTAATTTCCTCTGTTCATCTGTGATCTGTGTAcgatcaaaataagaaaaatcattcttattaattctttaatctgagttctaataataatatcaaggGCTTAGGAATTGTTGAGAAtcagaaatatttaaagtataGATTTATTAGGATTTGATTTGTTGCAAACTTAGAGAAAACTGAATATCCTTTAACTTTAACTATGTGTAATTCATACTACTTGTCTATATCAATACGCATCTTGTGCAGTCTGACACACAGTTACGGTTTCAGTCTATTATTCCTatatattttctctcattttacatGTTATTTGGAGCTTGGTTGAGGGAATAAGTAAAAAACCGTCGTTCACTGGGGACCCACTGTCCATGTGAGCCTTTTTGCTCACTGATTACCGCCTTTCTTCCATTACTCTTTTTCTAATTTCTGGTGGACCTTTATACTCGCCGCACCTTTTCCGGCGATTCTTCTTTCACCTTTTTTCCACATTCTGGTGGACTTCTCTAGTTGTCGCCCTTCTTTCCAAATCCTAGTGGACCTTTCTGCTCGTTACCTGTCTTCCGACAACCCTTTTCTCCTTTTCCGACAACTTTTCCGGTCACCACCGGTCACCGTCACTTTTCCGGCGACCCACTGTCCCTGGGTGAGCCCTTCTACGCGCCGCACTTTACCGGCAAATCTGCTTCATTTTCCGGCCAGCTACCGCTACTGTTCCGGCGGCCGCTGTCTTTTTTCATCGTGTTTCTCGGTGACTTCTCTCGCTTCGTTGGCTATTTATGACGATTTCGTCTCTgcacttttaataattttgggTCTTCACGGTTCGTTTGAAGCTTCCAAATCTTTTGGTTTTAAGAAGATCGGAACTTGCTTTGAATTTTCTTAAGCTGATGGGTATTCCAGCTCTTTCTTTCTAGCAATATTCCCCAACTTCACCAAGATCCCTGAGTTGTCTTCAATATATTGGTTTGAAGCTTCCAAAAGATGGTTTTAAGAAAGTCGGAACTTGTTTTTCTTAGGCCGATGAATATCTCAGCTCTCTTTTTCTAGCAATATTCCCCGACTTCACCAACATTCCTGAGTTGTCATTCAAACTATTGTCTTTTCTAGTGGAGCTcaagttttatctttttgttgggAATAAGTTTTCTTGTAACAAGCTACAGCTTAGTAAGCTTCAGCTTGAGGAGGAGTGTTGAGAATCagaaatatttaatgtatagaTTTATTAGGATTTGATTTATTGGAAACATGTCTGATTTAGAGGAAACTGAATATCCTCTCATTATCAGTATTTATTGTAATGAGCTCTATATAATAGAGCATCCGCTGTGTACTTTGACACACGGTTTCAATCTATTATCCCTCtatattttctctcattttacaGGAATGTTGGCCTATGTTGTTCAGGGCAGTTCAAAAAAAGTTACTTGCATTTGCATAAAATCTAATACTTTACTATTCATGCcatttcaatgtttttttaacCCGGATAACTTTAACATAGTTGCGAAGCATTATCGTTATTTACCTGTAGCTAGAATCTGTCTTTTTTTTCCAGCGTAAAACACCTGTTCATATTGGTGGCTAAACATAAGTTTAATATCGTAGAGTGGCAAGTCTGCAGCAGTCTATGCTTGTGCTGAAGAGCAAAGGTTTGAGATTTTAGAGGTACTAcagtttattaatatattatttaaatttatgtttttgaacTGATATACTTTTGTAATAACATTCATTGATCCTCTAAATAACcaccttaattttttataagcatCACCGAAGATCAAGCAGTGATTATTTAGCCAGATTTGGATTTAGCTTGAAGAAAAGTTTGCTATTTTCTCTGAACTTTGAATGTAAACTCGGTCTTTTCTGCTCAGTGGGAAGAATGATAGTCTGAaagattgttatttttttcattaaaaacattgAGAAAGTATGGTCGAAACAATTAATTGTATTGCCCAGTTGCTAATATAGACTTCATTCAAATTTCTTGAGAAATAGATGTGCACAACATATTCCCCTCAAACATCTATCAGcatcttgttttcttttaaaacatcTGCTAGTTGTTAAAAGATTCACTTTCCTTGTTGTCTTATATGTCTTTTCAACCATGAACTTATTCAAACTTAATTATGGTTTGTGTTGTCTCAACAGCTTAATGCATCAGATTGTAGAAATGGAACTGCTGTCAGGAATTATTTTGGAGATACTCTTGGTTCACTTGGGTTTAAAAGGTTTGCTAACTTGCTCTATCAATGCTTGCCAATAGCTTCCAATCTTCTGGAACTGAGTAATTTTAACTAACTGTAATTGTGTTACATCTGCTTTCACTTTCCTGCAATATTTTGTTGGCATAGTTGAGTGTTCCATTTTTTGGGGGAGCGTTTCATATTTCACAGGAAATCAATAGCTTATTTAACTTGGGAATGTAGATGCCTTGATTCAATTGTATTTTAGCAGAACCAAGTTACTCATTGCAAGAAGCTTCTGCTAACTTGTTCTGcgataatatattatttgatgTGTATATATTTCAGGGCATCAGAAATCACTTCAAGTTCACAGAAGAAAACTACAAAGTTGTCCCCGGCTTCGGCTTTGCAAAGTGGTAAAGCTGCTGATGAGGTGAATGATGGGGTGAATGAACTGATAACCATATCTGATGATGAAGCTCATATCCCCAGTGGATCATCACAGAAGTTACTTGGCAAAAACAATGTAGTTGCATCATGTGATAAAGTGCAAACTTTAATTCTAATTGAGGATGTAGACATCCTTTCTCCTGAAGACCGTGGATGTATTGCTGCCATACAACAGATTGCTGAGACTGCAAAGGGGCCAATTATATTGACCAGTAATAGTAAGATGACTAGTTAGAATTATGCATTTTTGCTTAATTTACAGATTTTGTCAGATGTTCatatttatgaagaaaaattGCTGTACAATAGGTGTGAATCCTGGCCTGCCAGGTAATTTTGACGTGCTCCATGTTTCATTCATGTTGCCATCGCCACAGGAGTTGCTTTGCCATTTGTACACTGTATGTTCTTCAATCCTTGAGGATTTCCCTCTCCTCTGCACTCAAGCAGTAAAAGAAAACCGTCcaaatttatattaatcttaTATGACATGCAGGTTTGTCTCACTGAAGGAGTCAACATCCATCCTCTTTTACTGGAGAAGTTTATACATTCTTGTGATGGAGATATCCGAAAATCCATTATGCATCTTCAGTTCTGGTTTCAGAGTAAAAGATTTCAAAAAGGTATACCTCACAGCATTTGGTTCACTTCTGTGTTTCTTGACTATATTAATTTGTGTTAGCAGTAAGTAGTAGCATGTACGCatcaaagcaaaaaaaatttcgTATGCATTTATTGAAtatggaaaaatatttaaaagttgaGAGTGGCCACATTTTAGGGTAAAATGAACTAGGAAAAGCCGTGAAATTAATTGAACTTATTCCTAAAACAGATTGcttttgtttatataattattgattgatttgtCTTCCTTGATGAAGTCATGataaagttttgtttttaaagaagtgttaagattttttttttttatgctgaAGTGTTAAGATTTTAGGAAGTGATTTTAAGAAGTTTAAGTGTTTAGGAAAGTAGTTTGTTGTAGTCGCCTAGTATTTTAGTGCAATAGCAAGCAGTGTTTACTCAATTCAAAATTCTTGCTAGTGAATAGTATTATTAGTTTTCTCCTTTACTTTCACTCCCCATTTTTTAACTGTTTTGACTCCATTTTGGTAGATCCCCCCGTGATTCTTTCACAAGTTAACAACTCTAAAAGCTGCTATGTTTAATTTTGGCTATTATATTTGTGCTTAGGAATTAATAGtccaaatataatatcatttatAATTCCCGTTTGTCTTGCCATTGTAATTGCTTGCAAAACCTTATGATTTCCCCCTTTACTGCACAGATGTAATGACACAAACATGTTATGGCTCACTTCCATTTGATCTTGAGCTTGGCCATCAGATACTACCAAAGATAATGCCCTGGGATTTCCCCTCAGAGATATCCGAACTAATTGAGAATGAAATCGccaaattaacaaatataatgGAAGAAAACTCTAGAGGGTTAGTTACAGAAGAGCTTCTTCCCATAAATGAGCAGCAAAATGATTTAAATGTGCAGTGTATGGAGGCTGATTATATAGAGGCCAAGAAGGTGGAGATGATTAAGAGAAATGGGTCTTTGACAGATTACAGTGAGCTTGAAATTCAATATAATGCTATTTCTGAGTTTTCCAATTCTTCTGGTTCCCCACTTACATCTTCTCGGCATAATGGTCGAAGGAAACTTGTAGTTATGTCCTCTGATTCTGAGGATGAGGATTCAAATAATGGGTATCCTGTAGACACACATGAAGAAGCTAATACAAGACAAtcgatgaaagaaaataatggaTATCCCTCTGAACTTCAATTAAATGGAAACTACCCTAGTACATCAGTTCGCAAGCTGCTTTGTTCCGAATTGGAGCATTCAGAGGAGGAACATTTTAAATATTCAGAAACAACTGATGATACATACGTAAATGAAACATGTAAATCATTAGATGTATCCTGTGTGCCAGAATCAACTTTTGTTCCTGAGactgaaattgaaaatggaacgGAGTCAATGTATGAAGCAGTGTCTTCTGGCCCCCTTTTTGGTCCTCAGGAAGTTTCTGTTTATAATGAGTTGAAACCATTCACTTTCAGTGTTCCTAGGCACTTAACAAAACTGTCACAAAATCTAGATTTGTTGGATACTGAAATTTCAGATCATTCTTGTAAAGGAGTTCAACAAGATGTTCTAGATGAACATATGGAAACAATTGTTAATGTGATGGATGAGTGCAGTCGTGTGGATTTCAAACTAAAGCCAACGTGTTTGCAATCTAATTCATTTGCTGAGACAGAAAAGATACAAAAGTTGTGGGGAGATCTTCTTGAGTGTCGAATGGATTTAAGACAGCATGCTACCTCAGAACAGCTAGGTGCTTTTCAAGTTGTTAGACTTGCTAGTGGACTGAACAATCTAATTTCAGAAGCTGACTTATTTCATGAACGTGTAAGTGCCTTTTATAGCTGAAATGAATATTGAGAAGTATTTCTTTGTGGATTTGGCACTCAATTATGAGAATATATGTGCAGGATATTATGGAACCTTCAGCGTTCCTTTCCGGTGAAACCACATCTATTCGGTATCATGAACAAATAATGACGTCCACCATTGCTGAACATGGGTTTTGCTTTTACGCTAAGCTTATAGCAGATGAAGCATCAAAGTTGGGTTGTGCAAATTGTGTTGATATTACTTCTGAGATGTTGGCTTCCACCATTAAATTAACTGGACAGGATCTCGCGAGAAGCAAAGTTATCTATACTGGAAAGCAAGTAGAGTGGAACAGCCCAATAAATAATACGCAGAAGAGGTAGCCTTTTTATCTCTAGTTAATACTCAATTCCTCTCGTAACAAATTTTCTGGTAAATTTTGTACAACATTTTTGGGCATGTCTCGATGTCAAATCTTACTATGGTAGCCTTGTACAGTGAAAACAAAACATCTCAGTTCGAGGCCATCCAATCCATTGTTCCTGCAAGAATATACTTGGCATTAAAAGGTGATGTATTCAATGAATATCTATCTTCATTACGCCAAATTTCCAGGGCAGAAGCTTCCCGCAGTTCACAAGGAGttgagaagaagagaagaggaaGGTACATGTTCAGcaattcatttttaagccttttGATTTATCATAAGTTAACCAGGTTTCCTTGAATAGTTGCTTAACCACGTTTCAATGCAGGGTACGTGGTTTTCACCATTACTTGAACAGATGTACCACGTTGTCTCCTGAAGATATATCGTTGGTGAGTGAGGGTAATCTGTACAGAAAGAATTCTACACAACATACAACATAGAAGACAAATGATAACTTCTGTATATGTTTAATAATGCCTATAATCAATTAGAAGAACGTGTTGATGATTGACATAAGATTGTAAATTGAACTAGAGCAGTGACAGAATGTAGAAGAGGTAGGAGTTGATCCAggcatgaaattttttttttcatctttttgcaATGCATAACATAAGTGTCTTTGTAAGATCTAGTTGGTATTCGAGATCGAGACCCGTACCCACATCCgtgtttaataataaaattggtaCTCGGACTTAAACCTGGGTGAAAAGCAATAATACGAAATCCTGTACTTAATAGTTaatacttacattttttttttctcctcgtGTATCTTTCATTGAAtacaattttgttcaaaatgAAGTCAAacactaaatataaatatttctccTATAAGAATTTTGAACTTGAATTTACTATGTCGTGGGAACTAACCCTTTCACAAGACCAAACCCCGTagttaatatttgtatttttgctGATAAACAGATAAAGCAATGTTCTTTTGTTGAGAATAGTACTTATATTGTATATGCCTACATATAATGcaattattcctaaaaatatagaaatttgaCACTGTTGATTTAATGGTGCCAGAAAAAATGGATCTGAATTAGGCATACGATGTCATGTTTTCaggtatatttttttggatGCATACATCAGATTAAAAGACAACTAGAAACGAACGCCCAAAACATCACCCAAGGACCAAGGTGTCCAGGTAGAGGCGTGGGACAAGATTCCCATATCTGAAGTGTTTTAAGaataacagatttttttttatcaaagctATACTATTAGTTGTGGCacattattattactttaattgcatattttattttaatgttaaattttatgtGATATGCATGTTTTTTTCATACCATGAggtttaaaagttatttttttattaagataaaattaatctaactatttataaaaataaacataaactttctttatttttattgaacatTTTTCTATGGAAAAAGCGGGAAAAAAAACTTCTGTTGTCACTCAAAAATGCGTATAGTGGGGAATCTTTTTCATCAAATGGCCATCGATACTTCATTTGTATTCTAATTCTAATGAAATAATCATTCTAAGGTCCTAAAAAGTCTTGCTGTGTAGTGATGCAGCAAAGCAATATGattgtgtttatattttatttttttgttccatTGCTTTTGACATACCAAGCCTGCCACTCTCTCAGGCTTGACCCCGGTTTCAGTCTCACAGACCTTTCGTGGCATAGACAGCCATAATTGCCATCACTGCATTTTACTTTCGGTTTTCCTTTCCCTTttgaaatatgtatatatattatactttaTACCATCACTCCTCATCAACGATCCAACATCATGCGGTGACACTATCACCATCAAAGAGAGGGGagttaaaagaaaagaacaaacaattgtaatagattttttaaaaatggaacCAATTGGTAAGGAAAATGTATGGTGGACACATTCAGGATGTACATTGGCAGACGACAGAAAGAAATAGTCTAGAAAATAAATAGtcacatattatttttaatacaattatccTAACAAAATTATGTAACTTCCactcattatttaattaaccttattcataatttttaatcaatttcaatcaatagttaaaaatatatttgaaaatgcaTTGTTAGTATTTCTCAAAAATACAATTCAATTGGTATATTGGCtgccttttcaaaaataaaatgatacatGGACGACGTTCGTGATACTTGGAGGGTTTCATACACTATTCCGTAGTGGACTAGTGGTGGTTCTACTTCTACCCTTAAAAGCTGGTGGTTAAATGTGTCTCAGACATTTTTTGGATTTAACTTGGAATGGTTTATTTAACCGTTAAATGAGTTGGATTGGATTGATTCACGTAATTAATCCACTTTTTATACCTTGTTCTGCGTAAAGCATATTTACGATGAACTGGGTTTCATGAATTCATTcggtgaattttttaaaaaatataattatcattttattgtaACCCAACTAAATTTATTTGTGattgtaaatttattaatattacttttttttaaaaggagatCTATTAGtattactaataaaataaattagtaatatttataGTTTTGGTCTTTTAAGGTCATTGGTAAATGTATTTGatgtttgaaatattttaacattttgatGAAGTTATAACTCATGATTATTAATTATAGTTATGCGCTTAGTtggtttatattattttctatttttttattaattaagtcAACTATAGGTGACTCTTaacataaccttttttttttttccggaaTGAAGGCAAGAGTTAAATTAGATTGGAATGTTCCATTTTGTCACTTTCAATTAAAGTGTTTGAGTACATCTCCAATAATTATGATTTAAGCCAATAAAATTGTTAGCAGattttcataagaaaaaaaaaatcattcatgaAATCGAGAGGTTTCTTTTGGTATTTAAAAGTTGAGACaatatagaaatatatttcgAGAGGACATTCTGCTTATGTGATTGGTCCTTACCATGTGTTGATTATGTTTAACCACTCCCATAATAAACACATGGTGAAATAGGGAATGATTCCcaaaataacaaatgaaaagtCCTTTATGTCTGGTATTATTTTTAAGTCCTCTCTACCCAACTGAGGTGGAAATGTAGGTTATCCAATATGAGATATATGCTTGTCATTGTTCGATGTTTACTATGGCCCATGGAAACTACTTTTGAACGTGGATCCTGGTTATCAAAAAACCTTGTCTAGTTCTCTTTCATAAGATCTAATTCGAGATGAATATCGTGATGAGGAAGGACAGGATCCGGTAAGGATCAATTGAGAAAGACATATATACTGTGTCGTATTGCATGTTTATGATGAAAGAAGATTGATACCATTTTTATTATAGTACTTCACGAGTTGCGAAGACTCAGGCTCAAGTGCTGAACGCTATTTCGTCTGTACTCTATTTGTTGCTCATTTAAATACTCATTTTAATGAATGACATGCTCTCATGTTCCCTTAACTGCCATTTAacgttattatatatatacgtaGTAGTGTAGTAGTATATTGCTATTTGCTGAATCAGAATGTGCTTCTCAACCCTACCATgcattgtaatttgtaaatttatcatatacatatacataagaGGTGTTCGGTTATGTTTGTATTGATGAGCATCCTTATGGAGAATATATTGCGTCTGTCCCTTCCAATAAGGCCATACGTACGAGTAAGGATTCAAATTTCTAACCAATTACTTAAAATAACTCGTGCTCATCACCGTTTGCTATCTAGCTGACCAAATCTAAGGTTAACCACTTTTGAATCCGTCTCCTCGTCAACCCACATAATGTTTTTTGGTAATCATACTATTAGTAcaatatcttttaatattttacttaagcacttaaataaactatttacg is a window encoding:
- the LOC100784968 gene encoding uncharacterized protein: MDATVTQLSPSCNAAEPPRRIVRRRLVQTTLFPHKPPEPVEKNDKEDERHEDYSDAENHKKRKKPKAKTTPRKKASKNATPKKNASANGTNKGSTSRQVLADYDPVNATEHDLFLEAKLAAEEDSRIFAGRQIHPFFSLWKAGKKVQDMADSGSNLSTTKSEEERTTCGPIHVFENTQDDTPSLDWRNWAFLENTTTMNYGPEILNSSVLEGSVESLNFDKLRSSLDPSGVSISQNALSSDRLCIHPENLEEVSPSDSASLAEKTCPPTCEDAKQDLEVDESVTTTVQAGIFRKSDTEPPSRFLQESMRSYYRSCVDKAENSLWTYKYKPTKAVEVCGNDESVNFLRDWLHLWHERRYKSRKDISDMDKSDMRDVDDDYKCSCSDYDSEDINEEDSLQNVLLITGPIGSGKSAAVYACAEEQRFEILELNASDCRNGTAVRNYFGDTLGSLGFKRASEITSSSQKKTTKLSPASALQSGKAADEVNDGVNELITISDDEAHIPSGSSQKLLGKNNVVASCDKVQTLILIEDVDILSPEDRGCIAAIQQIAETAKGPIILTSNSVNPGLPGNFDVLHVSFMLPSPQELLCHLYTVCLTEGVNIHPLLLEKFIHSCDGDIRKSIMHLQFWFQSKRFQKDVMTQTCYGSLPFDLELGHQILPKIMPWDFPSEISELIENEIAKLTNIMEENSRGLVTEELLPINEQQNDLNVQCMEADYIEAKKVEMIKRNGSLTDYSELEIQYNAISEFSNSSGSPLTSSRHNGRRKLVVMSSDSEDEDSNNGYPVDTHEEANTRQSMKENNGYPSELQLNGNYPSTSVRKLLCSELEHSEEEHFKYSETTDDTYVNETCKSLDVSCVPESTFVPETEIENGTESMYEAVSSGPLFGPQEVSVYNELKPFTFSVPRHLTKLSQNLDLLDTEISDHSCKGVQQDVLDEHMETIVNVMDECSRVDFKLKPTCLQSNSFAETEKIQKLWGDLLECRMDLRQHATSEQLGAFQVVRLASGLNNLISEADLFHERDIMEPSAFLSGETTSIRYHEQIMTSTIAEHGFCFYAKLIADEASKLGCANCVDITSEMLASTIKLTGQDLARSKVIYTGKQVEWNSPINNTQKSENKTSQFEAIQSIVPARIYLALKGDVFNEYLSSLRQISRAEASRSSQGVEKKRRGRVRGFHHYLNRCTTLSPEDISLVSEGNLYRKNSTQHTT